From one Shewanella sp. GD04112 genomic stretch:
- the rarD gene encoding EamA family transporter RarD yields the protein MPDTEYRKGILLAVSAYCMWGFAPLYFKLLHHVSATEILLHRVIWSFVFMVIIMMFIGGFGKLRQLFKQPKQLLVLTITSLLIAGNWLLFIWAVNNDHMLDASLGYFINPLLNVLLGMLFLGERLRKLQWFAVALASTGVLIQLISFGSIPIVSLALAGTFGVYALLRKKVNVDAKSGLLVETAILLPVALVYLVATLDSATANMLTNDWHLNLLLMAAGIVTTIPLLCFAGAAVRIPLSMLGFFQYIGPSIMFILAVTLFNEPFDAEKSITFGFIWSALLVFTFDMAYKRKTAR from the coding sequence ATGCCTGATACTGAATACCGCAAAGGGATCCTACTCGCCGTCAGTGCTTACTGTATGTGGGGGTTTGCGCCTTTATATTTCAAACTGCTTCATCATGTTTCTGCGACCGAAATTTTATTGCATCGGGTGATCTGGTCATTTGTATTTATGGTGATCATCATGATGTTTATTGGCGGTTTTGGCAAACTGCGCCAACTATTTAAACAACCAAAACAACTGCTTGTACTGACAATCACCTCCCTGTTAATTGCTGGGAACTGGCTGCTTTTTATCTGGGCCGTTAATAATGATCATATGCTCGATGCTAGCTTAGGCTACTTTATTAACCCACTGCTTAATGTATTGCTGGGCATGCTGTTTTTGGGAGAAAGATTACGTAAGCTGCAATGGTTTGCCGTTGCGCTAGCCAGTACTGGAGTGCTAATTCAGTTGATTTCATTTGGCTCAATCCCCATTGTCTCCCTCGCCTTAGCGGGCACCTTCGGGGTATATGCTCTGCTACGTAAAAAGGTCAACGTGGATGCTAAATCGGGTCTGCTAGTCGAAACCGCCATTCTGCTACCGGTCGCATTGGTTTATCTGGTTGCGACCTTAGATAGCGCCACGGCGAATATGCTCACCAACGATTGGCACCTTAATTTATTGTTGATGGCAGCCGGGATTGTTACCACGATTCCACTATTGTGTTTTGCTGGTGCAGCGGTACGCATTCCATTGTCTATGCTCGGCTTTTTCCAATATATCGGCCCGAGTATTATGTTTATCCTCGCGGTAACCTTATTCAATGAACCCTTCGATGCCGAGAAGAGCATCACCTTTGGTTTTATCTGGAGCGCCCTGCTAGTGTTCACCTTCGATATGGCTTATAAACGAAAAACGGCGCGATAA
- a CDS encoding radical SAM protein: MYQQSPNTITILPTYRCTAACKECCFESNPNLKSRLSKVEILEIIDSGCTSFPDLKVIVFSGGECFTLKSDLYAGIQAVTLNGKKSRCVTNGYWGNTLSNARKIVAQLKDAGLSEINFSTGVDHQEYVPLSSVINAAKACTELGIWTMITVEKDTETSSCRETIAANPVISELVSTKNLKIQNNTWMPFKKDYVDRGVQIHQEDLMQGCEQIFTNLVVTPHGRISGCCGLTFEHIPEMKIGNIGDKDALRKAYDEQLNDFLKIWIKVDGPTSIIEQLMGSGYIGNSIGTVSHNCQSCVYLHKDPKIVSALKENYEKYMPNVLMKYHANEFMSKRIS; encoded by the coding sequence ATGTATCAACAATCTCCAAATACAATTACCATTCTTCCTACTTATAGATGTACAGCAGCATGTAAAGAGTGTTGTTTTGAGTCCAATCCAAATTTGAAATCTAGATTATCTAAAGTTGAAATTTTGGAGATAATTGATTCAGGCTGCACCTCATTCCCTGATCTTAAGGTAATAGTGTTCAGTGGGGGCGAATGTTTTACTCTTAAAAGTGACCTTTATGCTGGCATTCAAGCTGTAACATTAAATGGAAAGAAATCGCGTTGCGTAACAAATGGTTATTGGGGTAATACACTTTCGAATGCAAGAAAAATTGTTGCACAGTTAAAAGACGCTGGATTAAGTGAAATTAACTTCAGTACGGGGGTTGACCATCAAGAGTACGTACCTCTTAGTTCGGTTATTAACGCTGCCAAAGCATGTACAGAGTTAGGTATTTGGACCATGATAACAGTTGAAAAAGATACTGAAACCTCATCTTGTAGGGAAACCATCGCGGCAAATCCAGTGATATCGGAATTAGTATCTACTAAAAATCTGAAGATTCAAAATAACACTTGGATGCCTTTCAAAAAAGATTATGTAGATAGAGGTGTGCAAATTCATCAAGAAGATTTGATGCAGGGTTGCGAACAAATATTCACTAATTTAGTTGTCACTCCTCATGGCAGGATATCTGGGTGTTGTGGTTTAACTTTTGAGCACATTCCTGAGATGAAAATCGGTAATATCGGTGATAAAGACGCTCTGAGAAAAGCCTATGATGAGCAATTGAATGATTTTTTGAAAATTTGGATTAAAGTTGACGGCCCAACTTCAATAATTGAACAATTAATGGGTAGTGGATACATAGGAAACTCCATTGGTACAGTTTCTCACAACTGTCAATCTTGTGTTTATTTACACAAAGATCCTAAAATTGTGTCGGCACTAAAGGAAAACTATGAGAAGTATATGCCAAACGTGCTTATGAAATACCATGCTAATGAGTTCATGTCTAAACGTATATCCTAG
- the argA gene encoding amino-acid N-acetyltransferase, whose product MRTTELVDGFRHSAPYVNAHRGKTFVVMLGGEALAQNQFRGILNDVALLHSLGIKVVLVYGARPQIDAALAANGIEPAYHEGVRITDEDSLKVIKQVAGALQFDITARLSMSLSNTPMQGAQINLVSGNFVIAQPLGVDNGVDFCLSGKVRRIDTQGLKRQLDNHCIVLMGPIAASVTGESFNLTAEEIATQVAIKLKADKMIGFSSQNGILDRNGDVIAELMPNDAQNILTKLAEQGSACVGTMAFLKASIDACRNGVPRCHLVSYLDDGALLQELFSREGIGTQIVTESAERLRRASISDIGGILNLIRPLEEQGILVRRSREQLEIEIEQFMLIERDGLVIGCAALYPFEEDNAGEFACLVVHPDYRDADRGSLLLKNIIGQARHRGYSRLFALTTRSIHWFLEHGFVIEDVDALPQKKKQLYNYQRRSKILALDL is encoded by the coding sequence GTGCGTACCACTGAACTGGTTGATGGATTTCGTCATTCTGCCCCTTACGTCAATGCCCATAGAGGGAAAACCTTTGTGGTGATGTTGGGTGGCGAGGCTTTAGCACAAAATCAATTTCGCGGCATTTTGAATGACGTGGCGTTGTTACACAGTTTGGGTATTAAAGTGGTGTTGGTGTATGGCGCGAGGCCGCAAATCGATGCAGCGTTAGCCGCCAATGGGATTGAACCCGCCTACCACGAAGGTGTACGTATCACGGATGAAGACTCACTCAAAGTCATTAAGCAAGTCGCGGGTGCATTACAGTTTGATATTACCGCGCGTTTATCGATGAGTTTAAGCAATACGCCGATGCAAGGTGCGCAAATTAACTTAGTCAGCGGTAACTTTGTGATTGCTCAGCCACTGGGCGTCGATAATGGTGTGGATTTTTGTCTAAGCGGCAAAGTGCGCCGTATCGATACTCAAGGGCTTAAGCGTCAGCTCGATAACCACTGTATCGTGTTGATGGGGCCGATTGCTGCATCCGTCACTGGCGAAAGCTTTAACCTCACGGCCGAAGAGATTGCCACTCAGGTTGCTATCAAGCTTAAGGCCGACAAGATGATTGGCTTTAGTTCGCAAAATGGCATCCTCGATCGCAATGGCGATGTGATTGCCGAATTAATGCCAAATGATGCGCAAAATATTCTGACTAAACTTGCTGAGCAAGGTTCTGCCTGTGTGGGCACGATGGCTTTCCTCAAGGCGAGTATTGATGCGTGCCGTAATGGGGTACCCCGTTGTCATTTGGTTAGCTATCTTGATGATGGTGCCTTGCTGCAGGAGTTGTTCTCCCGCGAAGGCATAGGCACGCAAATCGTGACAGAAAGCGCTGAGCGCCTGCGCCGCGCATCGATTAGCGATATTGGCGGCATATTGAATTTAATCCGTCCTCTGGAAGAGCAAGGCATTTTAGTGCGCCGAAGCCGTGAGCAGCTTGAGATTGAGATCGAGCAGTTTATGTTGATTGAGCGAGACGGCTTAGTGATTGGCTGCGCGGCCCTGTATCCGTTCGAGGAGGATAACGCCGGTGAGTTTGCCTGTTTAGTGGTGCATCCAGATTATCGCGATGCGGATAGGGGCAGTCTGCTGCTGAAAAACATCATAGGTCAGGCGCGTCATCGGGGTTATTCCCGTTTGTTTGCCTTGACTACCCGCAGCATTCACTGGTTCTTAGAACATGGCTTTGTGATTGAAGATGTGGATGCATTGCCGCAGAAGAAAAAGCAGTTGTATAACTATCAGCGCCGCTCTAAAATTCTCGCCCTTGATCTGTAA
- the rpmG gene encoding 50S ribosomal protein L33, translating to MAKAKGNREKIKLVSTAKTGHFYTTEKNKRNMPEKMEIKKFDPVIRQHVIYKEAKIK from the coding sequence ATGGCTAAAGCTAAAGGTAATCGTGAGAAGATCAAATTAGTTTCTACAGCTAAAACTGGTCACTTCTACACAACTGAAAAAAACAAGCGTAACATGCCAGAAAAAATGGAAATCAAAAAATTTGATCCAGTTATTCGTCAGCACGTTATCTACAAAGAAGCAAAAATCAAGTAA
- the rpmB gene encoding 50S ribosomal protein L28 has product MSRVCQVTGKKPMVGNNRSHAKNATRRRFLPNLQNHRFWLEEEKRFVQLRVSTKGIRLIDKKGIEVVVAELRARGEKV; this is encoded by the coding sequence ATGTCAAGAGTATGCCAAGTTACTGGCAAGAAGCCGATGGTTGGTAACAACCGTTCGCACGCAAAAAACGCGACCCGTCGTCGTTTTTTACCTAACCTGCAAAACCACCGTTTCTGGTTAGAAGAAGAAAAACGTTTCGTACAGTTACGTGTATCTACTAAAGGTATCCGTCTGATCGATAAGAAAGGTATTGAAGTTGTTGTTGCTGAACTTCGTGCCCGTGGCGAGAAGGTGTAA
- the radC gene encoding DNA repair protein RadC, producing MAIKDWPEGEGPRDKLLVKGAAHLSDAELLAVLLRNGLSGLNAVDLARSLIHEFGGLRSLLCAPKHQVCRLPGVGPVKYAQLQAAAELARRVAQENLQRGQVLTNPDLTRDYLMRQLADRSYEVFAILLLDSQHRVIQFVELFRGTIDSASVYPREVVSLVLEKKAAAVIVCHNHPSGIAEPSQADRRITERLKNALATIDVSLLDHMVVGDREIVSFAERGWIN from the coding sequence ATGGCGATTAAGGATTGGCCCGAGGGCGAAGGCCCGCGGGATAAATTACTAGTAAAAGGCGCCGCCCATCTCTCGGATGCAGAATTACTGGCCGTTTTACTGCGAAATGGGCTGAGCGGTTTGAATGCGGTCGACCTTGCGCGCTCACTCATTCATGAATTTGGTGGATTAAGAAGCTTACTTTGCGCACCAAAGCATCAGGTGTGTCGACTTCCGGGCGTGGGACCTGTAAAATACGCCCAGCTTCAAGCCGCGGCTGAATTAGCGAGGCGTGTGGCACAAGAAAACCTGCAGAGAGGTCAGGTTTTGACAAATCCCGATTTAACTCGGGATTATTTAATGAGACAATTAGCTGACCGCTCCTATGAAGTGTTCGCAATTTTGCTGCTGGATAGCCAGCATAGAGTGATTCAATTCGTCGAATTATTCCGCGGAACAATAGATTCAGCTTCGGTGTATCCACGTGAAGTGGTGAGCCTAGTGCTGGAGAAAAAGGCTGCTGCCGTCATAGTGTGTCACAATCATCCGTCTGGTATTGCCGAGCCCAGTCAGGCTGACAGACGAATAACTGAGCGATTAAAAAATGCGTTAGCAACCATAGACGTATCCTTACTGGACCATATGGTTGTTGGTGATCGAGAGATAGTTTCCTTCGCGGAACGAGGCTGGATTAATTAA
- the coaBC gene encoding bifunctional phosphopantothenoylcysteine decarboxylase/phosphopantothenate--cysteine ligase CoaBC, which yields MMSVSLITKNVLLGIGGGIAAYKSADLVRRLKERGFDVRVVMSQSAMEFITPLTLQALSGHPVASSLLDPAAEAAMGHIELARWADLMIIAPATANLLARINAGMADELITTTCLATEAPIALCPAMNQQMYRNVATQANLASLQGRGYTLWGPASGSQACGEVGPGRMLEPLEIAELASRFFATKDVYAEQETQPLAGQSVLITAGPTREAIDPVRYISNHSSGKMGFALAKAAADMGAAVTLVSGPVNLATPEGVTRINVESAQNMLDAVMDNVDKKDIFIGCAAVADYRVSDIADCKIKKSAEEMQLALVRNPDILATVASLATRPFVVGFAAETHDVETYARDKLKRKNLNMIAANDVSVAGLGFNADANALRVFWPQGSQDLPATDKLTLARQLLSLIVKEKTK from the coding sequence ATGATGTCTGTGAGCCTGATAACGAAAAACGTCCTACTGGGTATTGGTGGCGGCATAGCGGCCTACAAAAGTGCGGATTTAGTGCGCCGCTTAAAAGAACGCGGCTTTGATGTGCGCGTGGTGATGAGTCAAAGCGCCATGGAATTTATTACCCCTCTCACTCTGCAAGCCTTATCAGGCCATCCCGTGGCATCAAGTTTACTCGATCCGGCTGCCGAAGCGGCAATGGGACATATCGAGCTCGCGCGCTGGGCGGATTTGATGATTATTGCCCCCGCCACCGCGAATTTACTGGCCCGTATCAATGCGGGCATGGCGGATGAGCTTATCACCACCACTTGTCTTGCGACCGAAGCGCCGATAGCCCTGTGCCCCGCGATGAATCAACAGATGTATCGCAATGTCGCAACCCAAGCCAATTTAGCGAGTTTACAAGGCCGAGGTTATACCCTGTGGGGCCCCGCCAGCGGCAGCCAAGCCTGCGGCGAAGTAGGCCCTGGCCGTATGCTCGAACCGTTAGAAATCGCAGAATTAGCCAGTCGCTTTTTTGCAACAAAAGATGTCTATGCTGAACAGGAAACTCAGCCGCTAGCGGGCCAGTCGGTGCTCATTACCGCAGGACCAACCCGCGAAGCTATCGATCCGGTGCGTTATATCTCTAATCACAGCTCAGGCAAGATGGGATTCGCCTTAGCTAAAGCCGCCGCCGACATGGGCGCCGCTGTGACCTTGGTCTCAGGTCCAGTAAATTTAGCCACCCCTGAGGGGGTGACGCGAATCAATGTCGAATCCGCGCAAAACATGCTCGACGCTGTGATGGATAATGTTGATAAAAAAGATATTTTCATTGGCTGCGCGGCGGTTGCCGACTATCGCGTCAGTGATATTGCGGACTGTAAGATCAAAAAGTCCGCCGAAGAAATGCAACTTGCGCTGGTGAGGAATCCTGATATCTTAGCGACGGTCGCAAGCTTGGCAACCCGTCCTTTTGTGGTGGGATTTGCCGCCGAAACCCATGATGTAGAAACCTACGCCCGCGATAAACTCAAACGCAAAAACTTGAATATGATCGCCGCAAACGATGTATCCGTTGCTGGCCTTGGCTTTAATGCCGATGCCAATGCCCTGCGTGTATTCTGGCCGCAGGGGAGTCAAGATTTGCCTGCTACCGATAAGCTCACGTTGGCTCGGCAATTACTTTCGTTGATAGTGAAAGAAAAAACAAAATAA
- the dut gene encoding dUTP diphosphatase produces the protein MKTPIELKILDSRIGSEFPLPAYATPGSAGMDLRAMIDTTMTIAPGETQLIPTGIAIHVADPGLAAVILPRSGLGHKHGIVLGNLVGLIDSDYQGPLMVSCWNRSDTPFTLEIGDRLAQLVFVPVVQAQFKLVDEFDSSDRGEGGFGHSGTK, from the coding sequence ATGAAAACACCGATTGAATTAAAGATCCTCGATTCCCGTATTGGTTCTGAATTCCCCTTGCCCGCCTATGCCACGCCTGGCAGCGCGGGAATGGATCTTCGCGCCATGATAGATACCACAATGACGATAGCCCCAGGTGAGACTCAGTTAATCCCGACGGGCATCGCCATCCACGTGGCAGACCCAGGCCTTGCCGCCGTGATCCTGCCCCGTTCAGGCCTTGGTCATAAGCATGGTATCGTACTCGGTAATCTGGTTGGGCTTATCGATTCAGATTATCAAGGTCCCTTGATGGTTTCTTGCTGGAACCGCAGCGATACCCCATTTACGTTAGAAATTGGTGATCGTCTCGCACAACTCGTGTTTGTTCCTGTAGTACAAGCACAATTCAAACTCGTTGATGAGTTCGACAGCTCAGATCGTGGTGAAGGTGGATTTGGCCATTCTGGCACTAAATAA
- the slmA gene encoding nucleoid occlusion factor SlmA yields the protein MAVSPKINRREHILQCLAQMLETSPGQRITTAKLASEVGVSEAALYRHFPSKARMFEGLIEFIEESLLSRINIIMDDEKDTMRRCQLVLQLLLIFAERNPGISRVLNGDALLGENERLRSRISTLFAKIETQLKQILREKTLREGKGFNLDEAILANLLLAFAEGRIAQFVRSEFKLKPTQHFDEQWRFIQHQLLQS from the coding sequence ATGGCTGTAAGCCCAAAAATTAATCGTCGTGAACACATACTGCAATGCCTAGCGCAAATGCTAGAAACCAGTCCAGGACAACGTATTACCACCGCTAAACTCGCCTCTGAGGTCGGTGTATCGGAAGCTGCACTCTATCGCCACTTTCCGAGTAAGGCGCGGATGTTTGAAGGGTTAATTGAGTTTATTGAAGAGTCACTACTCTCCCGCATCAACATCATCATGGACGATGAAAAAGACACCATGAGACGTTGCCAATTAGTGCTACAACTGCTGTTGATTTTCGCCGAGCGCAACCCTGGGATCTCTCGGGTACTCAATGGCGATGCACTCTTAGGTGAAAACGAGCGTCTACGCAGTCGTATCAGCACCCTATTTGCCAAAATTGAAACCCAACTCAAGCAAATTCTGCGGGAAAAAACCCTACGTGAAGGGAAAGGCTTTAATTTAGATGAGGCTATTTTAGCTAATTTGCTATTAGCCTTCGCCGAAGGGCGAATCGCCCAATTTGTGCGCAGCGAGTTTAAACTCAAACCAACGCAGCACTTCGATGAACAGTGGCGCTTTATTCAGCATCAGCTGTTACAAAGCTAA
- a CDS encoding S9 family peptidase gives MKSLPFAALAVICLPIMSFSTFAAETSATNALSQSQLFSRGDEYANVKISPTGKYLSAITSVEGKNVLIVLDAQTKKLLNAIRFPSNAQVGTYEWANSERIVLAKEYLKGWTDVPQYYGELMAVNADGSRPKYLFGYNSGEQQTGSNLKKNTPISATAFILDPLPDDERYMLVNAIPWGGAPNFSETLQDVYRVDLFSGVRKRITGSPIGRARFMTDHEGEVRFVAGEDGKNITKVFYRKDGEWVNTDKLNLGLSDFTPISFADNKNIIYAAGRKGTETLGVYRINLETGEKAEIIQDEVVDPSNFWINGTNKQLYAVEFENGYPSYAFVDNNDSHAKLLKDLIAALPGHQVRIVSETRNGEQLVVIAFNDRNPGDYYVFDTKKLKLEYLATARKWLDPEQMAEVKPISFTNRDGQKIHGYLTLPFGKEAKNLPLVVNPHGGPHGIRDWWGFDPQNQLLAQNGMAVLQVNFRGSGGYGERFEQAGYQKWGSDIQHDIIDATQYVIDQGFADKERVCIAGGSFGGYSALQSAVLAPDMFKCAVGFAGVYDLELMFDEGDVARTRSGTSYLKDVLGQDTATLKAMSPSENVAKLKANLLLVHGGDDERAPIEQLESLEKALKAHNYPYQKLVMDNEGHGFYNDEHRAKYYDQMLSFLKTNLKL, from the coding sequence ATGAAATCTTTGCCATTTGCTGCATTGGCCGTAATTTGCTTGCCTATTATGTCTTTCAGCACATTCGCGGCCGAAACCTCGGCGACAAATGCCCTATCACAATCCCAATTATTTAGCCGAGGCGATGAATACGCGAACGTAAAAATATCTCCTACTGGTAAATACTTAAGTGCAATTACCAGTGTCGAGGGTAAAAATGTACTTATAGTATTGGATGCTCAAACCAAAAAACTGCTGAATGCGATTCGCTTTCCAAGTAATGCACAGGTAGGCACCTATGAGTGGGCCAATAGCGAACGCATTGTGCTGGCAAAAGAATACCTTAAGGGCTGGACCGATGTGCCCCAATACTACGGCGAATTAATGGCGGTCAACGCCGATGGTTCTCGCCCTAAATATTTATTTGGTTATAACAGCGGCGAGCAACAAACCGGCTCGAATCTCAAGAAAAATACACCTATAAGTGCTACCGCCTTTATTCTCGATCCCCTGCCTGATGACGAGCGTTATATGTTAGTCAATGCGATCCCATGGGGTGGTGCCCCGAACTTTAGTGAAACACTTCAGGATGTTTACCGCGTAGACCTTTTTAGCGGGGTTCGTAAACGTATAACAGGCTCCCCCATTGGCCGAGCACGCTTTATGACAGACCATGAGGGTGAAGTCCGCTTTGTGGCAGGGGAAGATGGCAAAAATATCACTAAAGTCTTTTACCGCAAAGATGGCGAATGGGTAAACACCGATAAACTTAACCTTGGCTTAAGTGATTTTACGCCTATCTCTTTCGCTGATAATAAAAATATCATCTATGCTGCCGGTCGCAAGGGTACTGAAACCTTAGGCGTCTATCGCATCAACCTCGAAACAGGCGAGAAGGCCGAGATCATTCAAGATGAGGTGGTTGATCCCAGCAACTTCTGGATCAATGGCACCAATAAGCAGCTGTATGCCGTTGAATTTGAAAATGGCTATCCCAGTTATGCCTTTGTCGATAACAACGATAGCCACGCCAAACTACTCAAGGATTTAATTGCAGCTCTACCCGGGCATCAAGTACGGATTGTCAGCGAAACCCGTAATGGTGAGCAACTGGTGGTGATTGCATTTAACGACCGCAATCCCGGTGATTACTATGTGTTTGATACGAAAAAGCTCAAGCTAGAGTATCTAGCCACCGCCCGCAAATGGCTCGACCCAGAGCAAATGGCGGAGGTTAAACCTATTAGTTTCACCAACCGTGATGGCCAGAAAATCCATGGCTACTTAACCTTACCCTTCGGCAAAGAAGCCAAAAATCTCCCTTTGGTCGTGAATCCCCATGGTGGTCCCCATGGCATTCGTGACTGGTGGGGTTTTGACCCACAAAACCAACTACTTGCTCAAAATGGTATGGCGGTGTTGCAGGTTAACTTCCGTGGCTCAGGTGGTTATGGCGAGCGTTTCGAGCAAGCAGGCTATCAAAAGTGGGGATCGGATATTCAGCACGATATTATCGATGCAACTCAATATGTGATTGATCAAGGCTTTGCCGATAAGGAACGGGTGTGTATCGCAGGAGGTAGCTTTGGCGGCTATAGCGCACTACAAAGCGCCGTATTAGCACCCGATATGTTTAAATGCGCGGTTGGGTTTGCCGGTGTGTATGATCTGGAGTTGATGTTTGATGAAGGTGACGTCGCCAGAACACGTTCAGGCACAAGCTATCTTAAGGACGTGCTTGGCCAAGACACAGCCACCCTAAAAGCCATGTCTCCCTCTGAGAACGTTGCTAAATTAAAAGCGAACCTTTTACTGGTGCACGGTGGTGACGATGAGCGAGCGCCGATTGAACAACTCGAATCACTCGAAAAAGCCCTCAAAGCCCATAATTATCCCTATCAAAAACTGGTGATGGATAACGAAGGCCACGGTTTTTATAACGATGAGCATAGAGCCAAGTATTACGATCAGATGCTGAGCTTCTTAAAAACCAACTTAAAACTTTAG
- the folE gene encoding GTP cyclohydrolase I FolE: MALSEAAVKVQAALQERGLETPMLPNVFTPEERKDKIEFHMKEILTLMSLDLSDDSLADTPRRIAKMYVDEIFSGLDYENFPKITVIDNKMGFDEMVRVQDISLTSTCEHHLVTIDGTATIAYIPRKKIIGLSKINRIVRFFSQRPQVQERLTQQVLVALQTLLETKDVAVKMDAVHYCVKSRGVMDSTSSTTTTALGGIFKSNPATRAEFLNQSK, translated from the coding sequence ATGGCATTAAGTGAAGCAGCAGTAAAAGTACAAGCCGCCCTACAAGAACGCGGACTTGAAACCCCCATGCTCCCCAATGTGTTTACGCCTGAAGAGCGTAAGGACAAGATTGAATTCCATATGAAGGAAATCCTGACATTAATGTCGCTGGATCTTTCCGACGACAGTCTTGCCGATACTCCACGCCGCATCGCCAAAATGTATGTCGACGAAATATTCTCCGGCTTAGACTATGAAAATTTCCCGAAGATCACTGTCATTGATAACAAAATGGGCTTCGATGAGATGGTGCGCGTGCAGGATATCAGCCTGACCAGTACCTGTGAGCATCACTTAGTCACTATCGATGGCACAGCGACGATCGCTTATATTCCACGTAAGAAAATTATCGGTTTATCAAAGATTAACCGCATAGTGCGGTTCTTCTCCCAGCGTCCACAGGTGCAAGAGCGCTTAACTCAGCAAGTGTTAGTTGCCTTGCAAACCTTGCTCGAAACCAAAGACGTAGCCGTGAAAATGGATGCGGTGCATTACTGCGTCAAATCCCGCGGCGTGATGGACTCCACCAGCTCCACCACGACCACCGCCTTAGGGGGCATTTTTAAATCTAACCCCGCCACCCGTGCCGAGTTTTTAAATCAATCCAAATAA
- the pyrE gene encoding orotate phosphoribosyltransferase, which translates to MKAYQREFIEFALERQVLRFGEFTLKSGRISPYFFNAGLFNTGRDLARLGRFYAAALVDSGIEYDLLFGPAYKGIPIATTTAVALCEHHDIDIPYCFNRKEKKDHGEGGSLVGSELKGRVMLVDDVITAGTAIRESMEIIEAHQAQLAGVLIALDRQEKGKGELSAIQEVERDFGCGIVAIIKLADLISYLSEKPGMEVQLAAVSQYREQYGIEA; encoded by the coding sequence GTGAAAGCCTATCAACGTGAGTTTATTGAATTTGCCCTAGAGCGTCAGGTACTGCGATTCGGTGAGTTTACCCTTAAATCGGGCCGTATCAGTCCTTATTTCTTTAATGCGGGTTTATTCAATACTGGACGAGACCTTGCGCGTTTAGGACGTTTTTACGCGGCGGCGTTAGTGGATTCAGGCATAGAATACGATCTGTTGTTTGGCCCGGCTTACAAAGGTATTCCGATTGCGACCACGACTGCGGTGGCCTTGTGCGAACACCATGATATCGATATTCCCTACTGCTTTAACCGTAAAGAGAAAAAAGATCACGGTGAAGGCGGCAGCTTAGTCGGTAGCGAGCTTAAAGGTCGTGTAATGTTGGTGGACGATGTGATCACCGCAGGTACGGCGATTCGTGAGTCGATGGAAATCATCGAGGCCCATCAGGCGCAGCTGGCTGGCGTATTAATCGCGCTGGATAGACAAGAGAAAGGCAAGGGCGAACTGTCGGCCATCCAAGAGGTTGAGCGTGATTTTGGCTGCGGTATTGTGGCGATCATCAAGCTTGCCGATCTGATCAGCTACCTGTCAGAAAAACCGGGTATGGAAGTGCAATTGGCAGCGGTAAGCCAGTACCGTGAGCAGTATGGCATCGAGGCATAA